In Pseudomonas sp. PDM14, a genomic segment contains:
- a CDS encoding CusA/CzcA family heavy metal efflux RND transporter: protein MFERIIQFAIEQRALVLFAVLAMAGLGVYSYQQLPIDAVPDITNVQVQINTAAAGFSPLETEQRITYPIETAMAGLPHLKQTRSLSRSGFSQITVIFADGTDLYFARQLVNERLQGAREQLPDGVESSMGPISTGLGEIFMWTVEAETDARKEDGSVYTPTDLRVIQDWIIKPQLRNVPGVAEINTIGGFTKEFQIAPDPKHLAAYRLTLADLVTALERNNANVGAGFIERSGEQLLIRAPGQVASAEDIANIIVSNVDGAPIRINQLAEVQIGRELRTGAATENGREVVLGTVFMLIGENSRAVSASVASKLEEINRTLPKGVVAVTVYDRTNLVDKAIATVKKNLIEGAILVIVILFLFLGNIRAALITAMVIPLSMLFTFTGMFTNNVSANLMSLGALDFGIIVDGAVVIVENAIRRLAHAQQHHGRLLTRSERLHEVFAASKEARRALIFGQLIIMVVYLPIFALTGVEGKMFHPMAFTVVIALLGAMILSVTFVPAAIALFITGKVKEEENALMRAAKRGYEPVLGWVMGNRTLVFAGAACVVLLSGVLGSRMGSEFVPSLSEGDFALQSLRVPGTSLTQSVEMQSRLEQFILKQVPEVERVFARTGTAEIAADPMPPNISDAYVMLKPKSEWPDPGKSREELIADLQRASTSLPGSNYELSQPIQLRFNELISGVRSDVAVKVFGDDMDTLNATATEISEVLEKVPGASEVKVEQTSGLPVLTINIDRDKAARFGLNVGDVQDTVAVAVGGQRAGTLFEGDRRFDMVVRLADNLRTDIDGLSRLLIPVPAAASSGQIGFIALSEVASLDLVLGPNQVSRENGKRLVVVSANVRGRDIGSFVSEATERLAQDVKTPAGYWTTWGGQFEQLQSAAKRLQIVVPVALLLVLTLLFMMFNNLKDGLVVFTGIPFALTGGVMALWLRDIPLSISAGVGFIALSGVAVLNGLVMISFIRNLREEGRPLSIAITEGALTRLRPVLMTALVASLGFVPMALATGTGAEVQRPLATVVIGGILSSTALTLLVLPALYQWVHRREEDDEEASATPVASSGH, encoded by the coding sequence ATGTTTGAGCGCATCATTCAATTCGCCATCGAGCAGCGCGCACTGGTGCTGTTCGCCGTGTTGGCGATGGCAGGCCTGGGCGTATACAGCTACCAGCAGCTGCCTATCGACGCGGTACCTGATATCACCAATGTGCAGGTTCAGATCAATACGGCGGCGGCTGGTTTCTCACCGTTGGAAACTGAGCAGCGCATTACCTATCCGATTGAGACTGCGATGGCAGGTCTGCCTCATCTCAAGCAGACCCGTTCGCTATCGCGCTCCGGCTTTTCCCAGATCACGGTGATCTTCGCCGACGGTACGGACCTCTACTTCGCGCGCCAACTGGTCAATGAAAGGCTGCAGGGGGCTCGCGAACAACTGCCCGACGGCGTGGAGTCCAGCATGGGGCCGATTTCTACCGGCCTGGGCGAGATATTCATGTGGACTGTCGAAGCCGAAACGGATGCGCGCAAGGAAGACGGTAGCGTTTACACCCCCACTGACCTTCGCGTCATCCAGGACTGGATTATCAAACCGCAGTTGCGCAACGTTCCGGGTGTGGCCGAGATCAACACCATCGGTGGCTTCACCAAGGAGTTTCAGATTGCGCCCGATCCAAAGCATCTGGCTGCCTACAGGCTGACACTGGCGGATCTGGTCACTGCACTTGAGCGTAATAACGCCAACGTGGGTGCAGGGTTCATCGAGCGCAGTGGCGAGCAGTTGCTGATCCGTGCTCCGGGCCAGGTGGCGAGTGCCGAAGACATCGCCAATATCATCGTCAGCAATGTCGATGGAGCGCCCATCCGTATCAACCAGCTCGCAGAGGTGCAGATCGGTCGAGAACTGCGTACAGGTGCGGCAACGGAAAATGGGCGCGAAGTAGTGCTTGGCACGGTCTTCATGCTGATTGGTGAGAACAGTCGGGCGGTATCTGCATCCGTTGCCAGCAAGTTGGAGGAGATCAACAGAACGTTGCCCAAGGGTGTAGTAGCGGTCACCGTCTACGACCGCACCAACCTCGTCGACAAGGCCATTGCGACAGTCAAGAAGAACCTGATTGAAGGGGCGATTCTAGTCATCGTCATCCTGTTCCTGTTCCTCGGCAACATCCGGGCAGCGCTTATCACCGCCATGGTCATTCCGCTATCCATGTTGTTCACGTTTACCGGGATGTTCACCAACAATGTCAGCGCCAACCTGATGAGTCTGGGCGCACTGGACTTCGGCATTATCGTGGATGGCGCGGTGGTAATCGTGGAGAACGCGATTCGCCGGCTGGCCCATGCGCAGCAACACCATGGTCGCTTGCTGACGCGCTCCGAGCGTTTGCATGAGGTATTTGCCGCATCGAAGGAGGCGCGTCGTGCGTTGATCTTTGGGCAACTGATTATCATGGTCGTGTATCTGCCGATCTTCGCGCTCACGGGCGTCGAGGGGAAAATGTTTCACCCGATGGCATTCACCGTGGTCATCGCCTTGTTGGGCGCCATGATTCTCTCGGTAACCTTTGTTCCTGCTGCCATTGCACTGTTCATCACTGGCAAGGTGAAGGAGGAAGAGAACGCCTTGATGCGTGCAGCCAAGCGCGGCTATGAGCCGGTACTTGGCTGGGTGATGGGCAACCGTACACTGGTGTTCGCCGGTGCTGCCTGTGTTGTGCTGCTGTCTGGTGTGCTCGGGAGCCGTATGGGCAGTGAGTTCGTGCCGAGCTTGAGTGAAGGCGACTTTGCGTTGCAGTCCCTACGTGTACCGGGCACCAGCCTGACGCAGTCTGTGGAGATGCAGAGCCGCTTGGAACAGTTCATTCTCAAGCAAGTACCGGAGGTTGAGCGGGTATTCGCGAGGACCGGGACTGCCGAAATTGCTGCAGACCCCATGCCGCCAAACATCTCGGATGCCTACGTCATGCTCAAGCCAAAAAGCGAGTGGCCCGATCCAGGTAAGTCTCGGGAAGAGCTTATCGCTGACCTGCAGCGCGCCAGTACTTCGTTGCCAGGAAGCAACTATGAACTGTCACAACCCATCCAGTTGCGCTTCAACGAGCTGATCTCAGGGGTGCGCAGTGACGTAGCAGTAAAAGTATTCGGCGACGATATGGATACGCTCAATGCCACAGCCACTGAAATTTCTGAAGTGCTGGAGAAGGTACCGGGGGCTTCAGAAGTAAAAGTGGAGCAGACCTCGGGCTTGCCAGTGCTGACAATCAATATTGATCGAGATAAAGCTGCTCGTTTTGGTTTGAATGTCGGAGATGTTCAGGACACAGTCGCAGTGGCTGTCGGTGGCCAACGAGCCGGTACGTTGTTCGAGGGAGACCGTCGTTTCGATATGGTGGTGCGCCTTGCGGACAACCTGAGAACCGATATCGATGGCTTGTCGCGGTTACTCATTCCGGTGCCGGCAGCGGCGAGCAGTGGGCAGATCGGCTTCATTGCGCTGTCCGAGGTTGCCAGCCTGGACCTGGTGCTCGGTCCCAACCAAGTGAGTCGTGAGAACGGAAAGCGCCTGGTTGTGGTGAGCGCCAACGTGCGTGGCCGGGATATAGGTTCCTTTGTGTCGGAAGCAACCGAGCGCCTTGCCCAGGACGTGAAGACGCCTGCAGGTTACTGGACGACCTGGGGCGGCCAGTTCGAACAGCTGCAATCTGCAGCGAAGCGTCTGCAGATCGTGGTGCCGGTTGCGTTGCTGCTAGTGCTTACCCTGCTATTCATGATGTTCAATAATCTCAAGGACGGCCTTGTTGTCTTCACTGGGATTCCATTCGCCCTTACCGGTGGCGTTATGGCCCTGTGGCTCCGGGATATTCCATTATCCATTTCGGCAGGCGTGGGCTTCATCGCGTTATCCGGTGTTGCGGTGCTCAATGGATTGGTGATGATTTCATTCATCCGCAATCTGAGAGAAGAGGGACGGCCACTGTCGATAGCCATAACCGAGGGAGCGCTTACCCGCTTGCGGCCTGTGTTGATGACGGCGTTGGTCGCCTCGTTAGGCTTCGTGCCCATGGCCTTGGCCACTGGCACTGGTGCGGAGGTGCAACGTCCCTTGGCCACAGTAGTGATTGGGGGCATCCTGTCTTCGACGGCTCTGACTCTGCTGGTGCTGCCAGCCCTTTATCAATGGGTTCATCGCAGGGAAGAGGACGACGAGGAGGCTTCGGCCACCCCGGTTGCCAGCAGCGGCCACTAA
- a CDS encoding efflux RND transporter periplasmic adaptor subunit — protein MSKKLTLAIAAAIAVGLGGVGLYVFQDRDGASHQEEDGHGHEREEAGHGEEGHVERGANGGELFSQGDLTVELVAPESGDGTEPMSLYLTQKGVAISPLASSSVSVQVRRPTGEVSTYDFKPEGRAYVSTRGVAEPHFFDASLSIRTVERTYEFSYGKREGLLEITGEQMSAAGIELAEAEPREMGAMISLPGEIRFDEDHTAHVVPRAAGVVESVQANLGERVKKGQVLAVIASQQISDLRSELAGAQRRAELAKTTFERERQLWEDKISAEQDYLAARQARQEADIALENARQKMQALSGASMTSGGNRYELIAPFDGVVVEKHLVRGEVVSEATSAFTLSDLDRVWATFNVAPKDLVNVQVGKPVNIVATDLGAKVAGNVSYVGSLLGEQTRTAAARAVIENPDGSWRPGLFVSVTFASATRKAGVVVPAAALQTIEEVPTVFVRVDEGFVAQPVEIGLSGDGYVEVTKGLSAGARVASAGSFILKSELGKGSADHAH, from the coding sequence ATGAGCAAGAAGTTAACCTTGGCCATTGCGGCTGCCATTGCCGTTGGCCTCGGAGGGGTGGGGCTATACGTGTTTCAGGATCGTGATGGCGCGAGCCATCAGGAAGAAGATGGCCATGGTCATGAACGCGAAGAAGCGGGCCATGGTGAGGAAGGGCACGTCGAGCGCGGAGCCAATGGCGGGGAATTGTTCAGCCAGGGCGATCTCACCGTCGAGCTGGTGGCGCCTGAGAGTGGCGACGGTACCGAGCCGATGTCGCTTTATCTGACGCAAAAAGGTGTAGCCATTAGCCCGTTGGCATCTTCCAGCGTTTCGGTGCAGGTACGCCGCCCAACAGGGGAGGTTTCCACCTATGACTTTAAGCCAGAGGGTAGGGCTTATGTGAGCACGCGGGGTGTCGCTGAACCCCATTTCTTCGATGCGAGCCTGTCGATTCGTACTGTCGAACGCACCTATGAATTCAGCTATGGCAAGCGTGAGGGGCTACTGGAAATTACTGGCGAGCAGATGAGCGCCGCAGGAATTGAACTGGCCGAGGCAGAACCCCGTGAAATGGGGGCAATGATCTCCCTTCCGGGCGAGATCCGCTTCGACGAGGACCACACTGCGCACGTTGTGCCACGCGCAGCGGGTGTGGTTGAGAGCGTTCAAGCCAACTTGGGCGAGCGGGTGAAGAAGGGCCAGGTCTTGGCTGTGATTGCCAGTCAGCAGATCTCAGATCTGCGCAGTGAACTGGCGGGCGCGCAGCGCCGGGCCGAGTTGGCGAAAACTACGTTCGAACGTGAACGTCAGCTTTGGGAGGACAAGATCTCGGCAGAGCAGGATTACTTGGCGGCTAGGCAGGCTCGTCAGGAGGCGGACATCGCGCTGGAAAATGCCAGGCAGAAGATGCAGGCATTGAGCGGTGCAAGTATGACCTCTGGAGGAAACCGCTACGAGCTGATCGCGCCTTTCGATGGAGTGGTAGTGGAGAAGCATCTGGTACGAGGTGAGGTGGTCAGCGAGGCGACAAGTGCATTTACGCTTTCTGATCTGGATCGAGTGTGGGCGACGTTCAATGTTGCTCCCAAGGACCTGGTCAATGTGCAGGTCGGTAAGCCGGTCAACATCGTCGCTACCGATCTGGGTGCAAAGGTGGCAGGCAACGTTTCTTACGTAGGTAGCCTGCTTGGTGAGCAAACACGTACCGCCGCCGCCCGTGCGGTTATTGAAAACCCCGATGGCAGCTGGAGGCCTGGTTTGTTCGTCTCCGTGACATTCGCTTCCGCTACTCGAAAAGCTGGTGTGGTGGTGCCGGCTGCAGCCCTGCAGACCATCGAAGAGGTGCCCACCGTATTCGTGCGCGTCGACGAGGGTTTCGTGGCCCAGCCGGTTGAGATCGGGCTGAGCGGTGATGGCTACGTCGAGGTCACCAAAGGCTTGTCAGCCGGTGCGAGGGTCGCATCCGCAGGAAGTTTCATCCTGAAGTCGGAGCTTGGAAAAGGCTCTGCCGACCACGCCCACTGA
- a CDS encoding TolC family protein codes for MRYMLAAVLVLIGSTQQAVSASASAEISLSDALRIAIENNPSLAAANWGVGVSRGERTQAGLFQNPEISWEMEDTRRDTRTTTVQLTQPLELGGKRGARIDLADRGIDVAQVEVEQARNALRAEVIQVFYASLLAKLRVDLASESLALAERGVAIAQGRVRAGSASPIEETRAAVQLSEVRLELKRARAELGNSHVSLKAAMGTGASAEPVAINGDASILPDPPALQALLERLDSTPEMRLAELAIVRQEASYGVEKAQRIPDVNISVGSQYSAEDRERINVVGISMPIPLFNRNQGNIFAAARRADQARDSRNATLLRTQATVQQAIDLWRTATDEIASFDKDILPSATRAVESTSRGFEMGKFGFIEVLDAQRTLISARNQYVAALSSATESWVQIERLYGDILATSQP; via the coding sequence ATGCGCTACATGCTGGCAGCCGTTCTCGTATTGATAGGCTCGACTCAGCAAGCTGTATCTGCATCTGCATCTGCAGAAATATCCTTGAGTGACGCGCTGCGCATAGCGATTGAAAATAATCCGAGTCTGGCTGCAGCCAATTGGGGGGTTGGAGTATCTCGGGGGGAAAGAACGCAGGCGGGTCTATTCCAGAATCCGGAGATTTCTTGGGAAATGGAGGACACCCGCAGGGACACACGTACCACCACCGTGCAGTTGACCCAGCCCCTTGAGCTGGGAGGCAAGCGCGGGGCGCGGATTGACCTTGCCGATCGCGGTATTGACGTTGCACAAGTCGAGGTGGAGCAGGCGCGAAACGCGCTGCGTGCCGAGGTCATCCAGGTGTTCTACGCATCGCTGCTCGCGAAGCTACGTGTCGACTTGGCGTCCGAATCATTGGCGTTGGCTGAACGGGGTGTGGCTATCGCCCAGGGGCGTGTGCGCGCTGGAAGCGCCTCACCGATAGAGGAGACCCGCGCGGCAGTCCAGCTTTCCGAAGTGCGTCTGGAGCTTAAGCGGGCCCGTGCCGAACTGGGAAATTCCCACGTCTCGCTCAAGGCGGCCATGGGTACAGGCGCGTCTGCAGAACCTGTTGCCATTAACGGCGATGCTTCCATTCTACCTGATCCACCTGCACTCCAGGCGTTGCTAGAGCGCCTGGACAGCACGCCGGAAATGCGTCTTGCAGAGTTGGCTATCGTTCGCCAGGAAGCCTCTTATGGGGTCGAGAAAGCGCAGCGAATTCCCGACGTAAATATCAGCGTTGGTAGCCAGTACAGCGCTGAAGATCGTGAGCGAATCAATGTCGTTGGCATCTCGATGCCCATCCCGTTGTTCAACCGTAACCAGGGCAACATTTTTGCCGCTGCCCGACGGGCAGATCAGGCGCGTGACTCGCGCAATGCGACCCTGTTGCGCACGCAGGCGACCGTACAGCAGGCAATCGATCTGTGGCGCACTGCCACAGATGAAATTGCGTCCTTTGATAAAGACATTCTGCCTTCTGCTACGCGTGCGGTTGAGAGCACGTCGCGCGGCTTCGAGATGGGCAAGTTTGGCTTTATCGAGGTACTGGATGCCCAGCGCACGCTAATCAGTGCCCGTAATCAGTACGTTGCCGCCCTGAGTAGCGCTACCGAGTCGTGGGTGCAGATTGAGCGCCTGTATGGCGACATCTTGGCTACCTCACAGCCCTAA
- a CDS encoding heavy metal response regulator transcription factor, whose protein sequence is MRILVVEDEIKSAQYLNQGLKESGYIVDNAATGRDGIYLASQYDYDLIMLDVNLPEVDGWGVLEEIRYNNTKTKIMMLTARGRLADKVKGLDLGADDYLVKPFEFPELLARTRTLLRRGDRLAASDKLKVAELELDPGRHRAYRGDTKINLTSKEFALLHLLMRRAGEVLSRTQIISLVWDMNFDCDTNVVEVSMRRLRAKIDDPFEKKLIHTIRGVGYVIEERD, encoded by the coding sequence ATGCGAATCCTCGTTGTAGAAGACGAAATTAAATCTGCCCAATATTTGAATCAAGGATTGAAAGAAAGTGGTTATATTGTTGACAACGCCGCGACCGGGCGCGACGGTATTTACCTAGCCAGCCAATATGACTACGACTTGATAATGCTGGATGTTAACCTTCCGGAAGTTGACGGCTGGGGCGTGCTTGAAGAAATACGCTACAACAATACTAAAACCAAAATCATGATGTTGACTGCACGAGGTCGTCTGGCCGACAAGGTGAAAGGGCTGGATCTTGGAGCAGACGACTACCTGGTAAAACCGTTTGAGTTTCCAGAGTTGCTCGCACGAACACGAACCCTACTGCGCAGGGGCGATCGGCTCGCAGCTTCTGACAAATTAAAGGTTGCAGAGCTCGAACTCGACCCCGGTCGACACCGCGCTTACCGTGGTGACACAAAGATCAACCTCACCTCTAAAGAGTTCGCGCTGCTTCACCTGCTGATGAGGCGCGCTGGCGAAGTTTTGTCTCGAACCCAGATCATTTCCCTGGTATGGGACATGAACTTTGACTGCGACACCAATGTGGTAGAGGTCTCAATGCGCAGGCTTCGCGCTAAGATTGATGATCCGTTCGAGAAAAAATTGATCCACACCATCCGAGGTGTTGGATATGTGATCGAAGAGCGAGACTGA
- a CDS encoding DUF2790 domain-containing protein: protein MKSIRSFIIFFTFVASQGAYAYSTDASEKSVNEIEARSLQAVQRYAEQMGKAVPQPIDYSYGMKLDVAKVIYMTPAVKHCGNVGKLMTYEDSNGELYTIRYLAQGYCQNTK from the coding sequence ATGAAATCTATCCGTTCTTTCATTATCTTTTTCACATTCGTTGCATCCCAGGGTGCATATGCCTACTCGACTGATGCGTCAGAGAAGAGCGTGAACGAAATCGAGGCGCGAAGTCTGCAGGCAGTTCAACGTTATGCGGAACAGATGGGTAAAGCAGTTCCGCAACCCATTGATTACAGCTACGGCATGAAACTGGACGTGGCGAAAGTCATATACATGACTCCCGCCGTAAAGCACTGCGGCAACGTGGGTAAACTCATGACCTACGAGGACTCAAATGGCGAGCTGTACACCATTCGGTATCTTGCGCAGGGGTACTGCCAAAACACCAAGTGA
- a CDS encoding OprD family porin, whose protein sequence is MNAKAKLSLAVFSAICGMSPLVSAEEQKEGFIEGSSFDILNRTFYFNRDDRNGADAPGGAGYSETLAHAVIGKFESGFTQGTVGVGVDAFAMIGLKLDTGGGRNGGRSSFDILPVDRNGEASDDYSKVGGALKARAFDTVLKAGDVFPATPVVHYGDARLLPESFRGVTLENNSLEGLTLQGGRLHSMSQPVSSDMRDTFATFYAGPVDSPWVGYFGGDYNVNENISVSAYGGRLKDAWDQYYFGTSLTQPLSEDLALIAGFNYYNVQDEGKKLLGELNNNIWSAKVGLQFGAHTVSVSHQRNNGDDDFDYLRQADSIYLDNAIQYTDFNSPKERSWMVRYDLDMESFGVPGLSFMARYGKGTDADYSNANDVYMRRDDAGNPLTDQKRWERDIEAKYVVQTGSLKDMAFRIRQANTRATQYESDLDEFRLIVEYPLSVL, encoded by the coding sequence ATGAACGCAAAGGCTAAGCTTTCGCTTGCTGTATTTTCCGCTATTTGCGGGATGAGTCCTCTGGTTTCTGCTGAAGAGCAGAAAGAGGGCTTTATCGAGGGGAGCAGCTTCGACATCCTCAACCGCACCTTTTACTTCAATCGCGACGACCGCAATGGCGCGGATGCGCCGGGGGGCGCGGGTTATTCTGAAACCCTGGCTCACGCAGTCATCGGTAAGTTCGAGTCCGGTTTTACACAAGGTACTGTAGGTGTAGGTGTTGATGCGTTCGCCATGATCGGCTTGAAGCTGGATACCGGCGGTGGCCGTAACGGCGGTCGCAGCTCGTTCGACATATTGCCGGTGGATCGCAACGGCGAAGCGAGTGACGACTACAGCAAGGTTGGTGGCGCTCTGAAGGCACGAGCATTCGATACCGTGCTCAAGGCGGGTGACGTGTTTCCAGCCACCCCAGTCGTTCACTATGGTGATGCGCGCCTACTTCCAGAGTCTTTCCGAGGCGTCACGCTTGAGAACAACAGTCTGGAAGGGTTGACGTTGCAAGGTGGCCGTCTCCATTCCATGAGCCAGCCCGTATCCAGCGACATGCGCGACACGTTCGCCACCTTTTACGCCGGGCCCGTGGACTCGCCTTGGGTTGGCTACTTCGGGGGCGATTACAACGTCAACGAAAACATCAGCGTCAGTGCCTACGGTGGCCGGCTGAAAGATGCTTGGGATCAATACTACTTCGGCACCTCGTTGACCCAGCCCCTGAGCGAAGACCTCGCCCTGATCGCAGGTTTCAACTATTACAACGTTCAGGACGAAGGTAAGAAGCTCCTGGGTGAGCTGAACAACAACATCTGGAGCGCGAAAGTAGGCCTTCAGTTTGGCGCTCACACTGTCAGCGTGTCGCACCAGCGTAACAACGGCGATGACGACTTCGACTACCTGCGTCAGGCTGACTCGATCTACCTCGACAATGCCATCCAATACACCGATTTCAACTCGCCGAAGGAGCGATCCTGGATGGTGCGCTACGACCTCGACATGGAGTCGTTCGGTGTTCCAGGCCTGTCCTTCATGGCCCGTTACGGCAAGGGCACGGATGCGGACTACTCCAACGCTAACGATGTTTACATGCGCCGAGACGATGCTGGAAATCCGCTGACGGACCAAAAGCGCTGGGAGCGTGACATCGAAGCCAAGTACGTGGTGCAGACGGGCTCGCTCAAGGACATGGCGTTCCGTATTCGTCAGGCCAATACCCGGGCCACGCAGTACGAGTCTGATCTGGATGAGTTCCGCCTGATCGTCGAGTACCCGCTTAGCGTGCTGTAA
- a CDS encoding heavy metal response regulator transcription factor has product MRVLVVEDENKTAEYLQQGLSESGYIVDRASDGIDALHLFNHNAYGLVILDVNLPGIDGWGVLGSIRKTSQVRIMMLTGRGRLTDKIKGLDAGADDYLVKPFEFPEFLARVRSLLRRGEELVESATLQVANLELDPGRHRAYRGEHRIDLTTKEFALLHLLMSRTGEVLTRSQIISLVWDMNFDCDTNVIDVSIRRLRAKIDDPFETKLIHTLRGVGYVLEDRS; this is encoded by the coding sequence ATGCGCGTATTGGTCGTCGAGGACGAAAATAAGACAGCAGAGTATTTACAACAAGGACTTTCCGAGAGCGGATATATCGTTGACCGCGCCAGTGACGGCATTGATGCGCTGCACCTTTTCAATCACAACGCCTACGGTCTCGTCATTCTGGATGTGAACCTGCCAGGCATAGATGGTTGGGGGGTCCTGGGCTCCATCCGCAAGACCAGCCAAGTGCGAATCATGATGCTGACCGGTCGCGGCCGTTTGACTGACAAGATCAAAGGCCTGGACGCCGGAGCTGACGACTATCTGGTCAAGCCATTCGAGTTTCCGGAATTCTTGGCCAGAGTCCGATCTTTGCTCAGACGTGGAGAGGAGCTCGTCGAGAGTGCTACTTTACAGGTGGCCAATCTGGAGCTTGACCCAGGCAGGCATCGCGCCTATCGCGGCGAACACCGCATCGACCTCACCACCAAAGAATTCGCCCTGCTGCATTTACTCATGAGTAGAACCGGAGAGGTGCTAACCCGCTCCCAGATCATCTCCCTCGTCTGGGATATGAACTTCGACTGCGACACGAACGTGATCGATGTATCGATCAGACGTCTGCGCGCAAAAATCGATGACCCCTTCGAAACCAAGCTGATCCATACCTTGCGTGGTGTCGGTTACGTACTGGAAGACCGTTCATGA
- a CDS encoding heavy metal sensor histidine kinase, with the protein MNRPSLATQLGLKVGLMSVALVALLATVAYLMLSQGLDRIARSALESKMTSFAHSLASSSSLQEVQARSHVLVELAMGHTNLYVSISSAESSAPPLLTIGSKPTSFRPNLFAATEDLRLQEWQEDINSPMLTAVQTTRLKDGSPLTVYLTVDRTSDQELLNELLKWSLVATPFLLFVILSVSWMTVRQGLRPLTSFLRIASSISTDNLEHRLPTKGLPSELRQLADGINFMLHRLDNGVQQLSQFSDDLAHELRSPIANLMGKAQVTLSREREPEEYREVLECCTEELDRVTRIVSDMLFLAQVSHPAALVHFEQIVLEDELERVKDLFLLTAEEKGVEISISGKGVVRGNRLMIQRAISNLLSNAIRYCPVQGSVSMRVEHQESAVRLSVGNPGSGIPTEHLPHLFERFYRVDKSRARNEGGTGLGLAIVRSIMSLHQGTAGVVASKDGYTCFHLDFQQKRPH; encoded by the coding sequence ATGAACAGGCCAAGCCTGGCGACCCAACTCGGCTTGAAGGTAGGCCTCATGAGCGTTGCGTTGGTGGCCTTGCTCGCTACTGTCGCCTATCTGATGCTCTCTCAGGGGTTAGACCGCATAGCCAGATCGGCGCTCGAGTCGAAGATGACGAGCTTCGCTCACAGTCTTGCCTCGTCATCCAGCCTGCAAGAAGTGCAGGCAAGATCCCATGTGCTAGTTGAGCTGGCGATGGGGCACACCAACCTCTACGTTTCCATCTCCAGCGCCGAGTCCTCAGCGCCCCCTTTGTTGACCATCGGTTCCAAGCCAACCAGCTTCCGTCCGAATCTGTTTGCGGCCACTGAGGACCTACGACTTCAAGAGTGGCAGGAAGACATCAACAGTCCAATGCTGACAGCTGTACAGACCACGCGTCTCAAGGACGGAAGCCCTCTTACTGTGTACCTGACGGTGGACCGTACTTCTGATCAGGAGCTGCTTAATGAGCTGCTGAAGTGGAGCCTGGTAGCAACGCCATTTCTGCTTTTTGTCATCCTGAGTGTTTCATGGATGACGGTGCGTCAGGGACTACGCCCGTTGACCAGTTTTCTGCGGATCGCTTCCAGCATTTCGACGGACAACCTGGAACACCGTCTGCCAACCAAGGGGCTGCCCTCAGAGCTGCGCCAGCTCGCCGACGGCATCAATTTCATGCTTCACCGCCTGGACAACGGTGTGCAGCAGCTTTCCCAGTTCTCCGATGATCTAGCCCACGAACTGCGCTCACCTATTGCAAACCTCATGGGCAAGGCACAGGTGACCCTCTCTCGTGAAAGAGAGCCAGAGGAGTATCGGGAGGTACTGGAGTGCTGTACGGAGGAGCTAGACCGGGTGACCCGCATCGTCTCTGACATGCTCTTTCTCGCACAGGTCAGCCACCCCGCAGCACTCGTGCATTTCGAGCAGATTGTTCTGGAAGACGAACTGGAACGGGTCAAAGACCTGTTCTTGCTAACAGCGGAAGAAAAAGGTGTTGAGATTTCTATCTCAGGCAAAGGAGTTGTGAGAGGTAACCGCCTGATGATTCAGCGCGCCATATCCAATCTGCTATCCAACGCTATTCGCTACTGTCCCGTACAAGGTTCGGTATCCATGCGTGTCGAACATCAGGAATCAGCTGTGCGGTTGAGCGTGGGCAATCCCGGAAGCGGAATCCCTACTGAACATCTACCCCACCTATTCGAGCGCTTCTACCGGGTGGACAAGAGTCGAGCGCGCAACGAGGGCGGCACCGGGCTCGGCTTGGCAATCGTTCGCTCCATCATGAGCCTGCATCAGGGCACAGCTGGGGTCGTCGCTAGCAAGGATGGCTACACATGCTTCCATCTGGACTTTCAGCAGAAGAGACCACACTAA